From Streptomyces sp. NBC_00376, one genomic window encodes:
- a CDS encoding TadE/TadG family type IV pilus assembly protein: MTARAYGHRLAQGLRRDRGSYAVETAVLAPVMIALLLLMIAFGRVTDADGAVDSAARAAARAASLERDAGSAQAQAQAAAARSLQGEGITCRTSSVVVDTAGYALDIGVEANVTATVACTANLSDIGLPGLPGAKTLTASWTSPIDTYRGRQ; this comes from the coding sequence GTGACGGCCCGCGCCTACGGTCACCGACTGGCGCAGGGGCTGCGCCGTGACCGGGGCTCCTACGCGGTGGAGACCGCGGTTCTGGCACCCGTGATGATCGCCCTGCTCCTGCTCATGATCGCGTTCGGGCGGGTGACGGACGCCGACGGTGCCGTGGACTCCGCCGCCCGCGCCGCTGCCCGCGCCGCGTCCCTGGAACGCGACGCCGGCAGCGCCCAGGCGCAGGCCCAGGCCGCGGCCGCCCGCAGCCTCCAGGGCGAGGGCATCACGTGCCGGACCTCCAGTGTCGTGGTCGACACCGCCGGCTACGCCCTCGATATCGGGGTGGAGGCGAATGTGACGGCCACGGTCGCCTGCACGGCGAACCTTTCCGACATCGGGCTGCCGGGCCTGCCCGGGGCCAAGACGCTGACCGCGTCGTGGACCAGCCCCATCGACACCTACCGGGGGCGCCAGTGA
- a CDS encoding LysM peptidoglycan-binding domain-containing protein, with product MAHRIPAPLRAAAALLRALLGLALLVALVGGVPYLLLRVGHQPTELSGGLDLLTQQDDGSLFLVVLTCIGWVAWAAFGFSVLVELVAVLRRRSAPRIRGLGGMQSLASFLIGGIVLLAPTAASAATVTPAVAATATHTVGQDTGSPSAKHDTTRTNQAGLRHTVTSTTESPWELAETYLGSGPRWKDIAALNPGIPELAAGDQYLPKGAVITLPADARPPATPETGPGSPTATQAAKTSANTQEEGADSPKPYTVRPGDYLSKIADEQLGDGDRWPELYKANKGEEQPNGQVFDDPDRIYPGQKLALPGHSSDSGTKPPARDDHESSKPAKKDPAPPTQPTPDTEPSAPATPSPDQSRTADPSATVTPSPAAKTPSPGKPAPEATAAAKDGQTTTGMRAGMVGLGATGVLAAGLVGTLATRRILQQRRRRRGHRIPMPSGQAALTEIALRSADASEELTLLDRALRTAAATLAEEGRQLPALAAVQLGTEGVRLHLDAPAPAVAPFTTDPSQSTVWWCPADSGELLPPQESQEVDPPYPGLIALGKDDQGAIVLVDLEHTGALHLTGGLRGEVLRTLALTLALSPLAEQLDIAVAGEDTAPGLAMVDSDRVTPYPDLADAVQVLQAHHAEQQQALDGLGDGASGAPDLSVAEVGGLWPLVVVADLDSCPAPEGTLDVLWEVLGRQPRSAVAVVTSSTAVLEAAGAAWSVDTDLPYVTVPGTSVSVALSVCSDAEYASILDVALTADAPGDVPAPAQEPATESVGSQQPSPVVPSEAGAPSAREAAEPVSKPGLMAAFADLEDEGTDDEEDPAAPPAGPEPLPTASPSPGTPVLPSLSSPAPRVSSRIPAPAGPEEATPARDEAVPLPEQPAGAGADSSPDRPLVQVLGTVDLLGANGTIKSNRRTLALEMTAWLVLHPGANHHQLDEVLAPGGIVTRDTRNTRLGDVRRWLGADAQGNKHLPHVSTQPDKLYRLAGVGCDWDRFQQLAHSGRTTDGPAGDQLLRQALELVHGRPFSGIPSRRYAWAESLAQEMISAIVDAADDLAERYLARGDARNALWAATRGLDVAREMECLWRHKFRALSLLGEEAALESSVRQLDELLLELGSSMDEETEQVLRLL from the coding sequence ATGGCCCACCGCATCCCCGCCCCGCTGCGCGCCGCCGCAGCCCTGTTGCGGGCGCTGCTCGGCCTGGCCCTCCTGGTGGCCCTGGTCGGCGGCGTGCCGTACCTGCTTCTCAGGGTGGGCCACCAGCCGACCGAGCTCTCCGGCGGGCTGGACCTGCTGACCCAGCAGGACGACGGGTCACTGTTCCTTGTCGTCCTGACCTGCATCGGCTGGGTCGCGTGGGCGGCATTCGGGTTCTCCGTCCTGGTGGAGCTCGTGGCCGTGCTGCGCCGCCGCTCCGCCCCCCGCATCCGGGGCCTGGGCGGAATGCAGTCGCTCGCCAGTTTCCTGATCGGCGGCATCGTGCTGCTCGCCCCGACCGCCGCGTCCGCGGCCACAGTCACTCCCGCGGTCGCCGCGACCGCGACCCACACCGTCGGGCAGGACACCGGCAGCCCGTCGGCGAAGCACGACACCACGCGGACCAACCAGGCCGGGCTGCGGCACACCGTCACCTCCACCACGGAGTCACCGTGGGAGCTCGCCGAGACGTATCTGGGCAGCGGGCCCCGGTGGAAGGACATCGCGGCTCTCAACCCCGGCATCCCCGAACTCGCCGCCGGCGACCAGTACCTACCCAAGGGCGCGGTCATCACGCTGCCCGCCGATGCCCGGCCTCCCGCCACGCCCGAGACCGGGCCCGGCTCCCCCACCGCCACCCAGGCGGCAAAGACCTCGGCCAACACACAGGAAGAGGGCGCAGATTCCCCGAAGCCGTACACCGTCCGACCGGGCGACTACCTGTCAAAGATCGCCGACGAACAGCTCGGCGACGGAGACCGGTGGCCCGAGCTGTACAAAGCGAACAAGGGCGAGGAGCAGCCGAACGGGCAGGTCTTCGACGATCCCGACCGGATCTATCCGGGCCAGAAACTCGCCCTGCCCGGCCACAGCTCCGACTCCGGTACCAAGCCCCCCGCCCGGGACGACCACGAATCGTCGAAGCCGGCCAAGAAGGACCCTGCACCGCCGACACAGCCAACCCCGGATACCGAGCCGTCGGCGCCCGCCACCCCTTCCCCCGACCAGAGCCGGACTGCGGACCCGTCTGCCACGGTGACGCCCTCCCCCGCCGCAAAGACGCCGTCGCCCGGCAAACCGGCGCCGGAAGCCACCGCCGCCGCCAAGGACGGACAGACTACGACCGGGATGCGGGCCGGCATGGTCGGCCTGGGAGCCACCGGAGTCCTGGCCGCCGGACTCGTGGGCACCCTGGCCACCCGGCGGATCCTGCAGCAGCGCCGCCGACGCCGCGGCCACCGCATCCCGATGCCCTCCGGCCAGGCCGCCCTCACGGAAATCGCGCTGCGCAGCGCGGACGCCAGCGAGGAACTGACCTTGCTGGACCGGGCGCTGCGTACAGCAGCGGCGACCCTTGCCGAGGAGGGCCGGCAGCTTCCCGCCCTGGCCGCTGTGCAGCTCGGCACCGAGGGGGTCCGGCTGCACCTGGACGCGCCCGCCCCGGCGGTCGCCCCGTTCACCACCGATCCGTCGCAGAGCACGGTGTGGTGGTGCCCGGCGGACTCCGGTGAACTGCTGCCCCCGCAGGAAAGCCAGGAGGTTGATCCGCCCTATCCGGGGCTGATCGCGCTGGGTAAGGACGACCAGGGCGCGATCGTGCTCGTCGACCTGGAGCACACCGGCGCGCTCCACCTCACCGGCGGCCTGCGCGGCGAGGTCCTGCGGACCCTCGCGCTGACGCTCGCGCTCTCACCGCTCGCCGAGCAGCTCGACATCGCGGTCGCCGGAGAGGACACCGCTCCCGGACTGGCGATGGTGGACAGCGACCGGGTCACTCCGTATCCGGACCTGGCCGACGCGGTACAGGTCCTGCAGGCCCATCACGCGGAGCAGCAGCAGGCCCTGGACGGTCTCGGTGACGGGGCCAGCGGGGCGCCGGATCTTTCGGTGGCGGAGGTGGGCGGGCTGTGGCCGCTGGTCGTCGTCGCGGATCTGGATTCCTGCCCGGCGCCCGAGGGAACCCTGGATGTGCTGTGGGAGGTGCTGGGGCGGCAGCCTCGGTCGGCGGTGGCCGTGGTTACGAGCAGCACCGCCGTACTGGAAGCAGCGGGCGCAGCGTGGTCGGTGGACACCGATCTGCCGTACGTCACCGTTCCGGGCACCTCGGTCAGCGTCGCACTGTCGGTGTGCTCCGACGCCGAATACGCCAGCATCCTGGACGTCGCGCTCACCGCGGACGCACCCGGCGACGTCCCCGCCCCTGCACAGGAGCCGGCCACGGAGTCGGTGGGGAGTCAGCAGCCCTCCCCCGTTGTCCCTTCGGAGGCAGGGGCACCTTCCGCACGTGAGGCTGCAGAGCCGGTGAGCAAGCCGGGGCTGATGGCCGCTTTCGCCGATTTGGAGGACGAGGGCACCGACGACGAGGAAGACCCTGCCGCCCCGCCCGCCGGACCGGAGCCGCTGCCCACCGCATCGCCGTCCCCCGGAACTCCCGTCCTGCCGTCGCTGTCCAGCCCCGCCCCCCGGGTCAGCTCCCGGATCCCCGCACCTGCCGGCCCGGAAGAGGCCACACCCGCCCGCGACGAGGCCGTCCCTCTTCCCGAGCAGCCCGCCGGAGCCGGCGCCGACAGCAGCCCGGACCGCCCGCTGGTGCAGGTCCTCGGGACAGTCGATCTCCTCGGCGCCAACGGCACCATCAAGTCCAACCGGCGCACCCTCGCGCTGGAAATGACGGCCTGGCTGGTGCTTCACCCCGGGGCGAACCACCACCAGCTCGACGAGGTCCTCGCACCCGGCGGAATCGTCACCCGCGACACACGCAACACCCGCCTCGGAGACGTCCGCAGATGGCTGGGCGCCGACGCACAGGGCAACAAGCACCTCCCCCACGTGAGCACCCAGCCCGACAAGCTCTACCGGCTGGCCGGTGTCGGCTGCGACTGGGACCGCTTCCAGCAGCTGGCCCACTCCGGCCGAACCACCGACGGCCCGGCCGGCGATCAGCTGCTGCGCCAGGCTCTGGAACTCGTCCACGGCCGGCCGTTCTCCGGCATCCCGTCCCGCCGGTACGCGTGGGCGGAATCCCTGGCCCAGGAAATGATCTCCGCGATCGTGGACGCGGCCGACGACCTCGCGGAGCGGTACCTCGCCCGCGGGGACGCACGCAACGCCCTGTGGGCAGCCACCCGAGGCCTGGACGTCGCGCGGGAAATGGAATGCCTGTGGCGCCACAAGTTCCGGGCGCTGTCACTGCTTGGTGAAGAAGCCGCGCTCGAATCGTCGGTCCGGCAGCTCGACGAACTCCTCCTGGAGCTGGGCTCCTCCATGGACGAGGAGACGGAGCAGGTCCTCCGCCTGCTGTAG
- a CDS encoding type II secretion system F family protein, which yields MEAVLPAAAAGALIGLAVRAAMPARRDLASVLDRLDVSKTSSPLLPTTAPTSTGTLPERVGARLLDEFGGRITLPVKDLNLLRISPAEHLGKRFLFALYGLVLPQLLQALLAAAGAAFPFAVPAAVSLALAGLFWFWPGKEVARDAAAARLVVRHAAASYLERVALARIANSGAAQALTQTAEVGDGFIFVRMRQVFHQADLAGVTVWDALKQLGDELDIPELTRPADTLALAGDGAAVYTTLQAQARQLRIALLSDAKAQANAASAAMILPVTFGVILMLTFVMIPVTITILGS from the coding sequence ATGGAAGCCGTACTTCCCGCAGCCGCGGCCGGCGCCCTGATCGGCCTGGCCGTCCGCGCCGCCATGCCGGCCCGCCGCGATCTCGCCTCCGTGCTGGACCGGCTGGACGTCTCCAAGACCAGCAGCCCTCTCCTGCCGACCACGGCGCCCACGTCCACGGGCACGCTGCCCGAACGCGTCGGTGCCCGGCTGCTCGACGAGTTCGGCGGGCGCATCACGCTGCCCGTAAAGGACCTGAACCTGCTGAGGATCAGTCCGGCCGAGCACCTGGGCAAGAGGTTCCTGTTCGCCCTGTACGGCCTGGTGCTTCCACAGCTCCTCCAGGCTCTCCTCGCCGCAGCCGGCGCGGCCTTCCCGTTCGCGGTTCCCGCAGCCGTCTCCCTCGCCCTGGCCGGCCTGTTCTGGTTCTGGCCCGGCAAGGAAGTCGCCCGCGACGCGGCAGCGGCCCGGCTCGTCGTCCGCCACGCCGCCGCCTCCTACCTGGAGCGCGTCGCGCTGGCCCGCATCGCCAACTCCGGCGCGGCCCAGGCCCTGACCCAGACCGCGGAGGTCGGCGACGGCTTCATCTTCGTGCGCATGCGGCAGGTCTTCCACCAGGCCGACCTCGCCGGCGTCACCGTCTGGGACGCCCTCAAGCAGCTCGGCGACGAACTCGACATCCCCGAACTGACCCGCCCCGCCGACACCCTCGCCCTCGCCGGTGACGGCGCGGCCGTCTACACCACCCTGCAGGCCCAGGCCCGGCAGCTGCGCATCGCGCTGCTGTCGGACGCGAAGGCCCAGGCCAACGCGGCGAGCGCGGCAATGATCCTGCCGGTCACCTTCGGCGTCATCCTCATGCTCACCTTCGTGATGATCCCCGTCACGATCACCATCCTCGGAAGCTGA
- a CDS encoding SAF domain-containing protein — protein MESPVAVPPAPRAAGTARPDIPITTTAPVKRERRWSVAALCVVLAAVAGLGAAAAVTSAGDRAQVLAVARDVPAGQALTDGDLVVAEVSADAHLSPVPASERAGMVGKRPAVDLRKGGLLTASQLSAGTGLGDDKQQVGVQVKRGQAPAGALAPGDKVLAVTTPAQGEQTDAKGAEAPPSSVNGVVVSVSRPDASGTIVVNLAVSPTDGPLLATRASTGRIALVREPRSS, from the coding sequence ATGGAGTCCCCCGTTGCCGTGCCGCCGGCGCCCCGCGCCGCCGGCACGGCCCGCCCCGACATCCCCATCACCACGACGGCCCCGGTCAAGCGGGAGCGCCGCTGGTCGGTGGCCGCGCTCTGCGTCGTTCTGGCGGCCGTCGCCGGGCTCGGTGCGGCGGCGGCGGTCACGTCGGCCGGCGACCGCGCCCAGGTCCTTGCCGTTGCCCGTGATGTTCCGGCCGGGCAGGCGCTGACGGATGGTGATCTCGTCGTGGCGGAGGTGTCGGCCGACGCGCACCTGAGCCCGGTCCCCGCTTCGGAGCGGGCCGGCATGGTCGGGAAGCGTCCTGCCGTCGACCTGCGCAAGGGCGGGCTGCTGACGGCTTCGCAGCTGTCCGCGGGCACCGGGCTGGGTGACGACAAGCAGCAGGTGGGTGTGCAGGTCAAGCGGGGCCAGGCCCCCGCCGGTGCCCTGGCCCCGGGTGACAAGGTGCTCGCCGTCACCACCCCGGCCCAGGGGGAGCAGACCGACGCCAAGGGTGCCGAGGCGCCGCCGTCGTCGGTCAACGGTGTCGTGGTCTCCGTGTCCCGCCCGGACGCCTCGGGCACGATCGTGGTCAACCTCGCGGTGTCCCCCACCGACGGGCCGCTGCTGGCGACCCGTGCTTCGACGGGGCGGATCGCCCTGGTCCGCGAACCGCGGAGCAGCTGA
- a CDS encoding ATP/GTP-binding protein: MEADDPGTSGGTKPAGRPHLGGKAGSNGKGPGKGPVSGMPCTYKLADPQPPAGSMEWGGHEPGDGAVYEKTCAPGKTDAAITQLVWAADPPAARVDPAVVAQQAVDKMLLRGPRIGITPKPGGKGVVGMPVYMWTAKGAETYGPNMASATAGSVTVTATARVSKIVWAMGDGSAVTCTTAGTPYRAEFGKKPSPDCGHRYTQPSSVLESGKYHVTATSTWTIDWAGGGETGQLTETRASAADITVAEVQVLN; encoded by the coding sequence GTGGAAGCGGACGACCCCGGCACGTCCGGAGGCACCAAGCCCGCCGGCCGCCCTCATCTGGGAGGCAAGGCAGGAAGTAATGGCAAGGGCCCCGGTAAGGGCCCGGTCAGCGGGATGCCGTGCACGTACAAGCTGGCAGACCCGCAGCCCCCGGCCGGGAGCATGGAGTGGGGCGGACACGAGCCCGGTGACGGTGCGGTCTACGAGAAGACCTGCGCCCCCGGGAAGACCGACGCCGCCATTACTCAGCTGGTGTGGGCGGCCGATCCCCCCGCGGCCCGGGTCGATCCTGCCGTCGTGGCGCAGCAGGCCGTGGACAAGATGCTGCTGCGGGGTCCGCGGATCGGTATCACGCCGAAGCCTGGCGGCAAGGGTGTGGTCGGTATGCCGGTGTACATGTGGACCGCGAAGGGTGCGGAGACGTATGGGCCGAACATGGCTTCGGCGACGGCCGGTTCGGTGACGGTCACGGCGACCGCGAGGGTCAGCAAGATCGTGTGGGCTATGGGGGACGGCTCGGCCGTCACCTGTACGACCGCGGGCACGCCGTACCGGGCGGAGTTCGGCAAGAAGCCGTCTCCGGACTGCGGCCACCGCTACACCCAGCCCTCTTCCGTCCTGGAGTCCGGCAAGTACCACGTGACCGCGACGTCGACCTGGACGATCGACTGGGCGGGTGGTGGGGAGACCGGTCAGCTCACCGAGACCCGCGCCAGCGCCGCCGACATCACCGTGGCAGAGGTCCAGGTCCTCAACTGA
- a CDS encoding CpaF family protein → MADTHQRSGANGHPEPMGRQELASLLSGHLGQRRAPASAPAQSPQAPASPPVASAGPAAVPRLAGLPGELPVGWEVIEALQGEVSKALSEQDPDKHLEESDRRALARALVTTAVADWSTKHAHGNTPLTAEQESAIGTAVFDSMYRGGRLQSLLDEPGVEDVMVDGLRAHVEYHDRPRRTIEKVADSHDELITWVNRMARLSGHGERSLTQANPMVGFRMPDGSRVTASLLTTRPSVVIRRHRIRQHGIAELVRWGSINPILERFLTACVHAKMNILVVGDMGAGKTSLLRALGREIPAAERLVTLESDRELYLDEPGPKPGPVTFAFEARQSNGEVRGGDRAGEVTISDMFTTALRYNATRVIVGEVRSTEIVPMLNAMSSGGSGSMCTLHVRRPHAIISRLVQLCTEAGMQTEAAHHLIASSIDVVVYLTYLDETAIGGKKHRFVSSIHEVHDVVGEGGRPVTTDLFAPQGGELRAVYTNMPTFIGDLERTGLFNRQWLTENPYGAWLGPLQTVGTR, encoded by the coding sequence GTGGCTGATACCCACCAGCGGTCCGGTGCCAACGGGCATCCGGAACCGATGGGGCGCCAGGAGCTCGCATCGTTGCTGTCCGGGCATCTCGGTCAGCGCCGTGCTCCCGCTTCCGCGCCTGCCCAGTCACCGCAGGCACCCGCCTCTCCCCCGGTGGCGAGTGCGGGGCCGGCCGCTGTGCCGCGTCTGGCCGGGCTGCCCGGCGAGCTCCCGGTGGGCTGGGAGGTGATCGAGGCGCTGCAGGGCGAGGTGTCCAAGGCACTCAGCGAGCAGGACCCCGACAAGCACTTGGAGGAATCGGACCGGCGGGCTCTCGCACGGGCTCTGGTGACCACCGCTGTGGCGGACTGGTCGACCAAGCACGCCCACGGCAACACTCCGCTGACTGCCGAGCAGGAGAGCGCGATCGGCACCGCGGTCTTCGACTCCATGTACCGAGGCGGCCGGCTGCAGTCCCTCCTGGACGAGCCCGGTGTGGAGGACGTGATGGTCGACGGGCTGCGCGCCCATGTCGAGTACCACGACCGTCCGCGCCGCACGATCGAGAAGGTCGCCGACAGCCATGACGAACTGATCACCTGGGTCAACCGGATGGCGCGGCTGTCCGGGCACGGCGAGCGGTCACTGACCCAGGCCAACCCCATGGTCGGCTTCCGTATGCCCGACGGATCCCGGGTCACCGCATCCTTGCTCACCACCCGGCCGTCCGTCGTCATCCGGCGCCACCGCATCCGGCAGCACGGCATCGCCGAACTCGTCCGGTGGGGCTCGATCAACCCGATCCTGGAACGGTTCCTGACCGCGTGCGTGCACGCCAAGATGAACATCCTGGTGGTCGGGGACATGGGTGCGGGAAAGACGTCGCTGCTGCGTGCGCTTGGCCGTGAAATCCCGGCCGCGGAGCGGCTGGTCACCCTGGAGTCCGACCGCGAGCTCTACCTGGACGAGCCCGGCCCGAAGCCGGGACCGGTGACATTCGCGTTCGAGGCGAGGCAGTCCAACGGCGAGGTCCGCGGCGGTGACCGGGCCGGCGAGGTCACCATCTCCGACATGTTCACCACCGCGCTGCGCTACAACGCCACCCGGGTCATCGTCGGCGAGGTCCGCTCCACCGAGATCGTGCCGATGCTGAACGCCATGTCCTCCGGCGGCTCCGGCTCCATGTGCACGCTCCACGTCCGCCGGCCGCACGCCATCATCAGCCGCCTGGTCCAGCTGTGCACCGAGGCCGGCATGCAGACCGAGGCCGCCCACCACCTCATCGCCTCATCCATCGACGTCGTCGTCTACCTGACCTACCTGGACGAGACGGCGATCGGCGGCAAGAAGCACAGGTTCGTGAGCAGCATCCACGAGGTCCACGACGTCGTCGGCGAGGGCGGCCGACCCGTCACCACCGACCTCTTCGCACCCCAGGGCGGCGAGCTCCGCGCCGTCTACACGAACATGCCCACCTTCATCGGCGACCTGGAACGCACCGGCCTGTTCAACCGGCAGTGGCTGACCGAGAACCCGTACGGTGCGTGGCTCGGGCCGCTGCAGACAGTGGGGACGCGATGA
- a CDS encoding winged helix-turn-helix transcriptional regulator, whose translation MLNVLQLDGRASLTELQTVGGLSETAAKRRQERLRATGVLHLAV comes from the coding sequence ATGCTGAACGTGCTGCAACTCGACGGCCGGGCCTCCCTCACCGAACTGCAGACCGTCGGCGGCCTGTCGGAGACCGCGGCCAAGCGGCGCCAGGAGCGGCTGCGCGCCACCGGTGTCCTCCATCTGGCCGTCTAG
- a CDS encoding TadE/TadG family type IV pilus assembly protein: MEFAVLAVVVLALIFTAVQVGLYYHARKVAQSAARQGVEAGRQFGAGEGDGVAQAQDFLSRFGGSVQGASVSSAGSSAQEIRITVRGSVATLVPGLTLDVVQQADAPVERWTTP, from the coding sequence GTGGAGTTCGCGGTTCTGGCCGTCGTCGTGCTCGCGCTGATCTTCACTGCCGTCCAGGTCGGCCTGTACTACCACGCGCGCAAGGTCGCCCAGTCCGCCGCCCGTCAGGGTGTGGAGGCCGGGCGGCAGTTCGGTGCCGGCGAAGGTGACGGCGTCGCCCAGGCGCAGGACTTTCTGAGCCGTTTCGGCGGGAGCGTCCAGGGGGCGAGCGTGTCATCGGCCGGCAGCAGCGCGCAGGAGATCCGCATCACCGTGCGCGGCAGCGTCGCCACACTGGTGCCCGGCTTGACGCTGGACGTCGTCCAGCAAGCCGACGCGCCGGTCGAGCGCTGGACCACCCCGTGA
- a CDS encoding MinD/ParA family ATP-binding protein, translating into MPVTALVSAKSCGVTASALALTLASKRPSLLAECDPAGGTIRAGLLDGRAAAGFGLYHLAAAERTGPDALANAFANHLWPLDEGGHRKLLPGLTDPAQAAALGRTWPALSDVLHVLAGEAGYDVFVDAGRLALESGHLHPVLTPAPLLHRADLVLLVVRSTEQSLTLARHVIDPLRTELQERGSGADALGLLLIEGGTYRAHQVSEALKGVPVLGALPWDTDTAQYLTTGGRPPRGYARSPLLRHARTATEQFEAATSRRRIQQEYPARPANPQLSGVLQRLAEQRGGSRG; encoded by the coding sequence ATGCCCGTGACCGCTCTTGTCTCCGCCAAGTCCTGCGGGGTCACCGCCTCGGCGCTCGCCCTGACCCTGGCCTCGAAGCGCCCTTCGCTGCTCGCCGAGTGCGACCCGGCGGGCGGCACGATCCGAGCCGGGCTCCTGGACGGGCGCGCCGCCGCGGGGTTCGGCCTCTACCACCTCGCCGCCGCGGAACGGACGGGCCCGGACGCGCTCGCGAACGCGTTCGCCAATCACCTGTGGCCGCTGGACGAGGGCGGGCACCGCAAGCTGCTGCCCGGCCTGACCGATCCCGCCCAGGCCGCGGCGCTGGGCCGGACGTGGCCGGCCCTGTCGGACGTGCTGCACGTCCTGGCCGGTGAGGCCGGGTACGACGTGTTCGTAGATGCCGGGCGTCTCGCGCTGGAGTCCGGGCACCTCCACCCCGTCCTGACTCCGGCTCCGCTGCTCCACCGGGCCGACCTGGTCCTGCTCGTGGTCCGCAGCACCGAGCAGTCCCTCACCCTGGCCCGGCACGTCATCGACCCGCTGCGCACCGAACTGCAGGAACGGGGATCAGGCGCCGACGCCCTGGGTCTGCTGCTCATCGAGGGCGGCACCTACCGGGCCCACCAGGTCAGCGAAGCCCTCAAGGGGGTGCCGGTGCTCGGTGCCCTGCCCTGGGACACGGACACCGCCCAGTACCTCACCACCGGGGGCCGGCCTCCGCGCGGCTACGCCCGCAGCCCCCTGCTCCGCCACGCGCGCACGGCGACCGAGCAGTTCGAGGCGGCCACCTCGCGCCGGCGGATCCAGCAGGAGTACCCGGCCCGGCCCGCGAACCCGCAACTGTCCGGTGTGCTGCAGCGCCTGGCCGAGCAGCGCGGAGGCAGCCGTGGCTGA
- a CDS encoding type II secretion system F family protein — MSTSQLALVAACCAVLTLLAVFAAVREIRGRVPDPSKPTSRMTGRIQRAKAELPEKWQRRWRHLLTTAGVVALVVWAWTGWPVHGLLAGAAVLGLPYVLNPGTAATQRIERLEALGQWLNHLAGVHQAGISLPQTIRTSAKAAPAPIAPNVRALAERLRSGMEAHDAFALFADELADGVSDHVVLLFQSHAVYKGPGLSDALEALAVTIHQQAADARDIEADRAKVRKSSRMVSLVICIVVVGCMLNDAWSGWYQSPVGQIVLAALGGLFAYTLRWLRKIARTQPDPRLITPLPATAAQLTTTAGGAR; from the coding sequence ATGAGTACCTCCCAGCTCGCACTCGTCGCGGCCTGCTGCGCCGTGCTCACCCTGCTCGCGGTCTTCGCCGCCGTCCGCGAGATCCGGGGCCGCGTCCCCGACCCGTCCAAGCCCACCTCCCGTATGACCGGCCGGATCCAGCGTGCGAAAGCCGAGCTGCCGGAGAAGTGGCAACGGCGCTGGCGCCACCTGCTCACCACGGCGGGCGTCGTCGCGCTGGTCGTGTGGGCCTGGACCGGCTGGCCCGTCCACGGCCTCCTCGCCGGCGCCGCCGTCCTCGGCCTGCCCTACGTCCTCAACCCCGGCACCGCGGCGACCCAGAGAATCGAGCGCCTGGAGGCGCTCGGCCAGTGGCTCAACCACCTCGCCGGTGTCCACCAGGCCGGCATCAGCCTCCCCCAGACGATCCGGACGTCCGCGAAGGCCGCGCCCGCACCGATCGCCCCGAACGTGCGGGCCCTGGCCGAACGGCTGCGCTCCGGCATGGAGGCGCACGACGCGTTCGCGCTCTTCGCCGACGAGCTCGCCGACGGCGTGTCCGACCACGTCGTCCTGCTGTTCCAGTCCCACGCCGTCTACAAGGGCCCCGGGCTGTCCGACGCGCTGGAAGCCCTGGCGGTCACGATCCATCAGCAGGCCGCCGACGCCCGCGACATCGAGGCCGACCGGGCGAAGGTCCGCAAGAGCTCGCGCATGGTCTCGCTCGTCATCTGCATCGTCGTGGTCGGCTGCATGCTCAACGACGCCTGGTCCGGCTGGTATCAGTCCCCGGTCGGACAGATCGTCCTCGCCGCCCTCGGCGGCCTCTTCGCCTACACCCTGCGATGGCTGCGGAAGATCGCGCGGACCCAGCCCGACCCCCGCCTGATCACCCCTCTCCCGGCCACCGCCGCACAGCTCACCACCACCGCGGGAGGCGCCCGGTGA
- a CDS encoding TadE/TadG family type IV pilus assembly protein has protein sequence MTTAVRRFMDQRHAALTARRRDRGSMSLFFALASLAILMVMGLLVDGGGALNAGNRATSLAQEAARTAGQQLDPAQAIEGTAITIDPDAAVGAVQDYLTAAGIQGDVQVTEGGQSLTVTVHDTYDTYFAQFVGVGTINVTGTAKAHLQTQAGG, from the coding sequence GTGACCACCGCAGTCCGCCGCTTCATGGACCAGCGGCATGCGGCACTGACCGCACGCCGCCGCGACCGCGGATCGATGTCCCTGTTCTTCGCCCTGGCCTCGCTCGCGATCCTGATGGTGATGGGGCTGCTCGTCGACGGAGGCGGCGCTCTGAACGCCGGGAACCGCGCGACCTCGCTCGCCCAGGAGGCCGCCCGCACCGCCGGCCAGCAACTCGACCCCGCCCAGGCCATCGAGGGAACCGCCATCACGATCGACCCCGACGCCGCCGTCGGGGCTGTCCAGGACTACCTCACCGCCGCCGGCATCCAGGGCGACGTGCAGGTCACCGAAGGTGGACAGAGCCTCACCGTCACCGTCCACGACACCTACGACACCTACTTCGCACAGTTCGTCGGCGTAGGCACGATCAACGTGACCGGCACCGCGAAAGCCCATCTGCAGACCCAAGCTGGAGGCTGA